Proteins from a single region of Abyssalbus ytuae:
- a CDS encoding TolC family protein — MVQNSIKNIIPVLFQLAVTIVKAQQMPSIVQLNNVEEAIEYAINNNADLKIQHLNREKSNANYKASLSHWYPVVSGSFTGQENLSLGTTVLPGEIFGKPGETIEARFGKKYNYNAGLNASMSLWDWSAIMKSRIADNEIKIAGAQEEAYKQTLTEQVILHYYLCLIFKWAIQIGVTDYETVADILKITQEKFNQGLVNKIEINSAEINLNNIEQNLIKNTHLLEDYKFKLQILLGLPFTTIIEFNEDIKFSNPGIDYSGELSFDKNLQLYELQVRKSNLDVKFHKSLFYPELSLGSYIGKQQFRDDFGLSFSSGSWKNLSNISLKLSIPVFTGFANKHQLKASKINERIAEETFYNEEQKSIINDELLLQEYESSLQISEVAYKNFLLADDNVKLSFQKYEQGIIGLEMYLKLFDDYLTAENNYLNTLSNLYGYYATLQSRNK, encoded by the coding sequence ATGGTCCAGAATTCAATAAAAAATATAATACCGGTATTATTTCAACTGGCCGTCACTATTGTAAAGGCACAGCAAATGCCATCAATTGTTCAATTAAATAATGTTGAAGAAGCCATAGAATATGCTATTAATAATAATGCTGATCTTAAAATACAGCATCTCAACCGCGAAAAAAGCAATGCAAATTATAAAGCATCGTTAAGCCATTGGTATCCTGTAGTATCAGGGAGCTTTACCGGACAGGAAAATCTCTCTCTGGGCACCACGGTGCTCCCCGGTGAAATATTCGGAAAACCGGGGGAAACCATAGAAGCCCGTTTTGGTAAAAAATATAATTACAATGCGGGACTAAATGCTTCTATGAGTTTGTGGGACTGGTCTGCCATTATGAAATCCAGAATTGCAGACAATGAAATAAAAATTGCCGGGGCACAAGAAGAAGCTTATAAACAAACGCTCACCGAACAAGTGATTTTGCACTATTACCTGTGCTTAATTTTTAAATGGGCCATACAAATAGGTGTTACCGATTATGAGACAGTTGCTGATATTTTAAAAATAACACAGGAAAAATTTAATCAGGGGCTTGTTAACAAAATAGAAATAAACTCGGCAGAAATAAACCTTAATAACATAGAACAAAACCTTATAAAAAACACCCATCTGCTGGAAGATTACAAATTTAAGCTGCAAATACTTTTAGGTTTACCTTTTACAACAATCATTGAGTTTAACGAAGACATCAAGTTTAGTAACCCGGGCATTGATTATTCAGGAGAATTAAGTTTTGATAAAAACCTGCAGTTATATGAACTGCAGGTTAGAAAATCAAATTTAGATGTTAAGTTCCATAAGAGTCTGTTTTATCCTGAACTTTCTCTTGGTTCTTACATTGGCAAACAACAGTTCAGAGATGATTTTGGTTTGTCATTTAGTAGTGGATCCTGGAAAAACCTGAGCAATATAAGCCTTAAGTTATCTATTCCCGTTTTCACAGGTTTTGCCAATAAACATCAACTTAAAGCTTCAAAAATTAATGAAAGAATAGCTGAGGAAACGTTTTATAACGAAGAGCAAAAGTCAATCATTAATGATGAATTATTACTTCAGGAATATGAAAGCAGCCTTCAAATTTCGGAAGTAGCCTATAAAAATTTTTTACTGGCAGATGACAACGTTAAACTCTCTTTTCAAAAATATGAGCAGGGAATAATAGGTTTGGAAATGTACCTGAAACTATTTGACGATTACCTGACTGCCGAAAATAACTACCTCAACACATTGTCTAACCTATATGGGTATTATGCCACCCTTCAATCCAGAAATAAATGA
- a CDS encoding efflux RND transporter periplasmic adaptor subunit, whose protein sequence is MKLPGLYIKFLTGLIIYSAFAACSKEQVITPVRKDFINSVFASGYIIKENEYMVTANTEGFIKQTLVQEGDSITRETPLFKLSDNVQNQQLENALANYNNARVKATPGISPQINQLNTQIDQAKNQLLIDKKNYLRYAALIKTGAVSLSEYEKAKLQYETSTNNLKLLNQELKDLKLSLELNLENTKNQLQIQQYNTEDYLIRSEISGIVLSIVKEQGELVRKGEIIAQIGGGEDVIKLYIAEEDIGKIAVGQKIIISLNTQKDDILEGIVTKIFPSFDEKEQSFIIEAHFANKYSSLFNKTQLQANIIIETKKNALVIPTSYLLKENQVVLANGNIIEIKKGISNNQWTEIIEGLTETSAIVLPKNK, encoded by the coding sequence ATGAAGTTACCTGGTTTATATATTAAATTTTTAACGGGATTAATAATTTACTCTGCTTTTGCCGCCTGCAGTAAAGAACAGGTTATAACCCCGGTGCGGAAAGATTTTATAAATTCCGTATTTGCCAGCGGTTACATTATTAAAGAAAATGAATATATGGTAACCGCCAATACCGAAGGGTTTATTAAACAAACCCTTGTACAGGAAGGAGATAGTATCACCCGGGAAACGCCTCTTTTTAAACTTTCTGATAACGTTCAAAACCAACAGTTGGAAAATGCTCTGGCTAATTATAACAATGCCCGTGTAAAGGCAACCCCAGGTATATCACCCCAAATAAATCAACTCAACACTCAAATAGACCAGGCCAAAAACCAATTACTTATTGATAAAAAAAATTATCTCAGATATGCTGCTTTAATAAAAACAGGAGCAGTTTCATTATCGGAGTATGAAAAGGCAAAGCTTCAATACGAAACTTCTACGAATAACTTAAAATTATTAAACCAGGAACTGAAAGATTTAAAACTTTCATTAGAATTAAACCTGGAAAATACCAAGAATCAACTTCAGATACAACAATACAATACGGAAGATTATTTAATAAGATCTGAAATTTCAGGAATCGTTCTGTCAATAGTAAAAGAACAGGGTGAACTGGTTCGCAAAGGAGAAATCATCGCTCAAATAGGAGGAGGTGAAGATGTAATAAAACTTTATATTGCTGAAGAAGATATAGGTAAAATTGCGGTAGGGCAAAAAATAATTATTTCATTAAACACTCAAAAAGACGATATTTTGGAAGGTATTGTCACCAAAATATTTCCTTCTTTTGATGAAAAAGAACAGTCGTTTATTATTGAAGCCCACTTTGCAAATAAATACTCTTCCTTATTCAATAAAACACAACTACAGGCTAATATAATTATTGAAACTAAAAAGAATGCTTTAGTAATACCCACTTCTTATTTGCTAAAAGAGAACCAGGTTGTATTGGCTAACGGAAACATAATTGAAATAAAAAAAGGGATCAGTAATAACCAGTGGACTGAAATAATTGAGGGGCTCACCGAAACTTCTGCCATTGTTTTGCCGAAAAACAAATAA
- a CDS encoding ABC transporter permease, which translates to MINSTNFKIAYVHLTSRVKQLLVAVLSVTFGISMYVFMNSFMGGINQTQTKLAFSVLAHIDIYNDMPAEPMNLFKNIVEGDTIINVNNAKIIQHTKGIQNTSPVLNDLQNFPGIKAVTTQLNSNVTYRNGSTSVNGSLSGIEVENEDKLFNISQYMTEGEWKDLNHRSNGIIVGKILAKRLSTKLGDNIMVTTQEGISKNYRIVGIIETTIGSVDKSRGYIKIASARQLFSKNMDYASDIQINVTNYENARKIASRLKPYVPYTVESWQESNGQLEAANSLRNIIALAVSLTILLVAGFGIYNIMNMTVNEKIKEIAILKAMGFDGRDIIEIFLTQSVIIGVLGGFVGLILGYGISIVIDNIPFKISSLSSLPIIYRPRDYAMAFIFGLIVTFIAGYLPAKKASNVDPVEIIRG; encoded by the coding sequence ATGATTAATTCTACCAATTTTAAAATAGCTTATGTTCATCTTACTTCCCGGGTTAAACAACTTTTAGTTGCAGTACTTAGTGTAACCTTCGGAATATCAATGTATGTATTTATGAACAGTTTTATGGGTGGAATTAACCAAACTCAAACCAAACTTGCTTTTAGTGTACTGGCCCATATAGACATTTATAATGATATGCCGGCCGAACCTATGAATTTATTTAAAAATATTGTAGAAGGAGATACTATTATAAATGTTAATAATGCAAAAATAATTCAGCATACAAAAGGCATACAAAACACCTCTCCTGTTTTAAATGACCTTCAAAATTTCCCAGGCATCAAAGCTGTGACAACACAGCTAAACTCCAATGTTACCTACCGTAATGGTTCTACCAGCGTTAACGGTTCATTATCGGGCATTGAGGTAGAAAATGAAGACAAGCTTTTTAATATTTCCCAATATATGACCGAAGGGGAATGGAAAGACCTGAACCACCGGTCCAACGGAATAATTGTGGGTAAAATACTGGCAAAAAGGTTAAGTACAAAGCTGGGAGATAACATTATGGTTACCACCCAGGAAGGAATATCTAAAAACTACAGGATTGTAGGCATTATTGAAACCACCATAGGAAGTGTAGATAAATCCCGGGGATACATTAAAATAGCTTCGGCACGTCAATTATTTTCCAAAAACATGGATTATGCCAGCGATATTCAGATAAACGTAACAAACTATGAAAATGCAAGAAAAATTGCCTCCCGGTTAAAACCATATGTTCCCTATACGGTAGAATCCTGGCAGGAATCAAATGGACAACTGGAAGCGGCAAACAGCCTTCGGAATATTATTGCCCTGGCAGTTTCCCTAACCATTTTGTTGGTAGCAGGCTTTGGTATTTACAATATTATGAACATGACTGTAAATGAAAAAATAAAAGAAATCGCTATTTTAAAAGCAATGGGGTTTGACGGCAGGGACATTATCGAAATATTTCTTACTCAATCTGTAATTATCGGTGTGCTGGGTGGCTTTGTAGGGTTAATATTAGGTTACGGAATCTCGATAGTAATTGATAATATTCCTTTTAAAATAAGCAGCCTGTCGTCTTTACCAATTATTTATCGCCCCCGGGACTATGCCATGGCTTTCATTTTCGGATTAATAGTAACCTTCATCGCAGGATATCTGCCTGCTAAAAAAGCTTCTAACGTTGACCCTGTTGAAATTATCAGAGGATAA
- a CDS encoding ABC transporter ATP-binding protein, translated as MNNTALSVQHINKSFYEPQPFRVLKDISFEVKKGEFLSLIGKSGSGKSTLLYILSTMDTDYEGTLTINDTLLTGLSQNELALYRNSHIGFVFQFHYLLPEFTVLDNIMLPALKAGKKTKEEIKEKALDNLHLLGLKDQAFKTANKLSGGQQQRVAIARALINDPAIIMGDEPTGNLDSKNSKTVFDIFKQLALERQQTIITVTHDDEFAANCDRIIELNDGKII; from the coding sequence ATGAATAATACGGCCCTGTCGGTACAGCATATAAACAAGAGTTTTTACGAACCTCAACCTTTCCGGGTTCTAAAAGATATCTCTTTTGAAGTAAAAAAAGGAGAATTCCTTTCTCTTATAGGAAAATCAGGATCCGGTAAATCCACTTTACTCTATATCCTTTCTACTATGGATACGGATTATGAAGGAACATTAACCATTAATGATACTTTGCTAACCGGGTTAAGTCAAAATGAACTGGCTCTTTACAGAAATTCACATATCGGTTTTGTTTTTCAGTTTCACTATTTGTTACCGGAATTTACAGTACTGGATAATATAATGTTGCCGGCACTAAAGGCAGGAAAAAAAACAAAAGAAGAAATTAAGGAAAAAGCTCTGGATAACCTCCATCTGTTAGGGCTAAAGGATCAGGCTTTCAAAACAGCCAATAAACTTTCGGGAGGACAGCAACAAAGAGTTGCCATAGCAAGAGCACTGATAAATGATCCTGCTATAATTATGGGAGATGAACCAACCGGAAATTTAGATTCTAAAAATTCCAAAACCGTATTTGACATTTTTAAACAGCTGGCACTAGAGAGACAACAAACAATTATAACTGTAACACATGACGACGAATTTGCTGCTAATTGCGACCGTATTATCGAATTAAATGATGGTAAAATAATTTAA
- a CDS encoding DUF6268 family outer membrane beta-barrel protein — translation MKYFILFTLLLKGILSFAQERDLATVNYSFSNINYNDSVATLKYLHFRLNTPLWKNEKNRIFAGINYKSGYFNNFNLFPESTLHGVGLRLGWNHKIDSIQNIILFFQSGIYSDFQDISGKDFRSLIGFSYTKRKSDSFKYGIGAGYSRQFFGHQVVPFFNLEWKVSPRLAIYGQLPVKQQIEYSFSSFLIGSKIDGNAASYRLSEKHMNQFVKINEWNYSIYAEKSIYKNLLLNAGIGYNLIRSFKIYEDFEDSSWTIFTIPLSSRDQPIEKVNDRSIFFDISLKLTL, via the coding sequence ATGAAATACTTTATTCTATTCACATTACTGCTAAAGGGCATTTTAAGTTTTGCCCAGGAAAGAGACTTAGCCACTGTTAACTATTCCTTTTCGAATATTAATTATAATGATTCTGTGGCCACCCTTAAATATTTACATTTCAGGCTTAACACTCCGCTATGGAAAAATGAAAAGAACCGGATTTTCGCCGGCATTAATTATAAATCCGGTTATTTTAACAATTTTAATTTATTCCCTGAATCCACCTTACATGGAGTAGGTTTAAGGCTGGGCTGGAATCATAAAATAGATAGTATCCAAAATATTATATTGTTTTTTCAATCGGGAATCTATTCTGATTTTCAGGATATATCCGGAAAAGATTTCCGGTCTCTCATCGGCTTTAGCTATACTAAACGTAAATCAGACAGTTTTAAATACGGTATTGGAGCAGGTTATTCCCGGCAATTTTTCGGCCACCAGGTAGTACCGTTTTTTAACCTCGAGTGGAAGGTTTCACCACGTCTTGCCATTTACGGACAACTACCTGTAAAACAACAAATTGAATACAGTTTCTCCTCTTTTTTAATAGGAAGCAAAATAGATGGAAATGCAGCCAGTTACAGGTTAAGCGAAAAACACATGAATCAATTTGTAAAAATAAATGAATGGAATTACAGTATATATGCTGAAAAAAGTATATATAAAAACCTCTTATTAAATGCAGGTATAGGATATAACCTGATACGTTCTTTTAAAATTTACGAAGATTTTGAAGATTCCTCGTGGACCATCTTTACCATTCCTTTGAGTTCCCGCGATCAACCTATTGAAAAGGTAAACGACAGAAGCATTTTTTTTGATATAAGTTTAAAATTAACCCTGTAA
- a CDS encoding SGNH/GDSL hydrolase family protein — protein MKLNIFISFALIISLISSCKTPKEDKFSHFKATNEFIVTSGRTDTTATNDIVLIGSASSISFKVQGDSCTVLLKNKEASHGYIALEIDNEYIERLKIEGTSYIHYNLPLKKEKEYHNITLYKATEAQTGDILFGGINAKKIAKIPSDNRKKIEFIGNSITCGMGVDYEKIPCGSGEWFDQHNAYFAYGPRVARALNVDFMLSSSSGIGVYRNWDVDGPTMPEVYENRYLNTDSTKKWNFKRFNPDVVSICLGTNDLSDGDDIHPRLPFDAQSFTEKYISFVNKIYSHYPSVQVVLLSSPMMEGEKSEILNKCLKDVKKYFDENSESKKEIAIYSFEAAFPHGCTSHPDIKDHKVMAEKLIPFYKKFLE, from the coding sequence ATGAAATTAAATATATTTATTTCGTTTGCCCTGATAATTTCTCTGATTTCTTCTTGTAAGACACCAAAGGAAGATAAATTTTCTCACTTTAAAGCAACTAATGAATTTATAGTTACATCAGGCAGAACCGATACCACAGCAACCAATGATATTGTACTGATAGGATCTGCCTCCTCAATAAGTTTTAAAGTACAGGGAGACTCCTGTACAGTCCTTCTTAAAAATAAAGAAGCCTCCCATGGTTATATTGCTTTGGAAATAGACAATGAATATATTGAAAGATTAAAAATTGAAGGAACCAGCTACATTCACTATAACCTTCCTTTAAAAAAGGAGAAAGAATATCATAATATTACTTTATATAAAGCTACCGAAGCCCAGACCGGGGATATACTGTTTGGAGGAATTAATGCTAAGAAAATAGCTAAAATTCCTTCTGATAACAGAAAAAAAATAGAATTTATCGGCAATTCAATAACCTGCGGAATGGGAGTAGATTATGAAAAAATTCCCTGTGGTAGCGGTGAGTGGTTCGATCAGCATAATGCTTATTTTGCCTATGGGCCAAGAGTGGCCAGAGCTTTAAATGTTGATTTCATGCTTTCATCATCCTCCGGTATCGGAGTTTACAGAAACTGGGACGTAGATGGACCTACCATGCCGGAAGTATATGAAAACCGGTATTTAAACACCGATTCCACCAAAAAATGGAATTTTAAACGTTTTAATCCGGATGTAGTAAGTATTTGCCTGGGTACTAATGATCTTTCGGACGGTGACGATATACACCCGAGACTTCCTTTCGATGCACAATCTTTTACAGAAAAATATATAAGCTTTGTGAATAAAATATATTCCCATTATCCCAGTGTGCAGGTTGTTTTATTGTCAAGCCCTATGATGGAAGGAGAAAAATCAGAAATTTTAAATAAATGCCTGAAAGATGTGAAAAAATATTTTGATGAAAATAGTGAAAGTAAAAAAGAAATTGCCATATATTCATTTGAAGCGGCTTTTCCTCACGGTTGTACAAGTCACCCGGATATAAAAGACCACAAAGTAATGGCTGAAAAACTTATTCCTTTTTACAAGAAATTTTTAGAATGA
- a CDS encoding RNA polymerase sigma factor: MSIVIETHIVNLLSEKNEKGMDLLYDYYGDALYGIALKTVQDEDLAKDVLQESLIKIWNKIDSYDKEKSKFFTWIFRITRNTAIDKIRSVKTKSDKEIQIEVSDVYNIGVGSLNPEHIDVKQHLASLDDKYKIVIEALFFKGMTQQEASEELDIPLGTIKSRLKIGLRELKKIFNPETVSLVFLLFNTL, translated from the coding sequence ATGTCTATTGTTATTGAAACCCATATAGTAAACCTTTTGTCAGAAAAAAATGAAAAAGGCATGGATTTACTTTATGATTATTACGGTGATGCCCTTTATGGCATTGCTTTAAAAACGGTGCAGGATGAAGATCTGGCTAAAGATGTATTACAGGAGAGCCTCATAAAGATCTGGAATAAAATTGACTCTTACGATAAAGAAAAATCTAAATTTTTTACCTGGATTTTCAGAATTACGCGTAATACTGCTATAGATAAAATAAGAAGTGTAAAAACTAAAAGTGATAAAGAAATCCAAATAGAAGTTTCGGACGTATATAACATAGGAGTAGGTTCCCTAAACCCCGAACATATTGATGTAAAACAACATCTGGCCTCCCTGGATGATAAGTATAAAATAGTTATTGAAGCCCTTTTTTTTAAAGGGATGACTCAACAAGAAGCAAGTGAGGAACTGGACATTCCGTTAGGAACTATTAAATCGCGGTTAAAAATTGGATTAAGAGAGCTTAAAAAAATTTTCAACCCTGAAACAGTGTCTTTAGTTTTTTTGTTATTTAACACCTTATGA
- a CDS encoding anti-sigma factor, with amino-acid sequence MKTDLKTFLESDLLERYLAGTISAEDLHKVEYFIDEYPLVKDQFSVMEENLETYAKSYAVPAPEDVKQNVLKYIQKDKNIPVRKIRWQYAAAASFAALLFALSSIYLWKQNVFLINENKFVAYKIKTLQDDMVETNSRLEDFKNQLTVLNKAETKKYVIKGNQRAKNLKTVAYINPEDKLSALNIVSLPELPEGQVFQMWANVDGELVSLGVLEKQEQKKLVSIPYKENALSYNITIERAGGNEIATIENQVATVALQ; translated from the coding sequence ATGAAAACAGATTTAAAAACATTTTTAGAGAGCGACTTACTTGAAAGGTATTTAGCAGGAACTATTTCTGCCGAAGATTTACATAAAGTTGAATACTTTATAGATGAATATCCGTTGGTAAAAGATCAATTCTCCGTGATGGAAGAAAATCTTGAAACCTATGCAAAATCATATGCCGTTCCTGCACCTGAGGATGTTAAACAAAACGTCCTGAAATATATTCAAAAAGATAAAAATATACCTGTCAGGAAAATCAGGTGGCAATATGCTGCGGCTGCTTCATTTGCAGCACTTCTCTTTGCGTTATCAAGTATTTATTTATGGAAACAAAATGTATTTCTTATTAATGAAAACAAATTTGTTGCCTATAAAATAAAAACGCTTCAAGATGATATGGTAGAAACAAATTCCAGACTGGAAGATTTTAAAAACCAGTTAACCGTATTAAACAAAGCCGAAACCAAGAAATATGTAATCAAAGGTAACCAGCGTGCCAAAAATTTAAAAACAGTAGCGTATATAAATCCGGAAGATAAATTATCCGCTTTAAATATAGTATCACTGCCCGAATTACCAGAAGGCCAGGTTTTTCAAATGTGGGCAAATGTCGATGGCGAACTGGTGAGCTTAGGAGTATTGGAAAAACAGGAGCAGAAAAAACTGGTTTCCATCCCGTATAAAGAAAATGCCCTGAGTTACAATATAACTATTGAACGTGCAGGCGGTAATGAAATTGCAACAATAGAAAATCAAGTAGCTACCGTAGCTTTACAGTAA
- a CDS encoding membrane or secreted protein, whose product MKLLLISFVLLAIGFAGIAIKIWAKKDGKFAGTCASQSPFLNKEGEACSMCGKMPYEQECKNPQSQKNN is encoded by the coding sequence ATGAAATTATTGCTGATTAGTTTTGTCTTACTGGCTATAGGCTTTGCAGGTATAGCCATAAAAATATGGGCAAAGAAAGATGGTAAATTTGCAGGAACATGCGCAAGTCAGTCGCCTTTTTTAAATAAAGAAGGAGAAGCCTGCAGTATGTGTGGAAAAATGCCCTATGAACAGGAATGTAAAAATCCTCAGTCCCAAAAAAATAATTAA
- a CDS encoding RNA polymerase sigma factor, giving the protein MEITPEKLKKSIRDAKSGDQIAFSYLLNAFWNDVYGFQLKRVQNENEAEDITIRAFSKAFDKIDTFNENYEFKTWLITISKNVHIDLVRKQKTRLLHKATREEEDAVYSVADSSPTVEDKLITEQNLAKLLQCIKKLKPHYQEVINLRYFQELTYEEIAQTLNEPLNNVKVKLLRAKRLLSEIISKQ; this is encoded by the coding sequence TTGGAAATAACACCTGAAAAATTAAAAAAAAGTATCCGTGATGCTAAATCCGGCGATCAGATTGCTTTCAGTTATCTCTTAAATGCCTTTTGGAACGATGTTTACGGTTTTCAATTAAAAAGAGTACAAAATGAAAATGAAGCGGAAGATATTACCATAAGGGCGTTTTCCAAAGCTTTTGATAAAATTGATACTTTTAATGAAAACTACGAATTTAAAACATGGTTAATAACAATCTCTAAAAATGTACATATTGATCTTGTACGAAAACAAAAAACAAGATTGCTCCATAAAGCTACCCGCGAAGAAGAAGATGCCGTATATTCCGTAGCCGATAGTTCCCCTACTGTAGAAGACAAGCTTATAACCGAACAAAACCTTGCCAAGCTTTTACAATGCATCAAAAAGCTTAAACCCCATTACCAGGAAGTAATAAATCTCAGGTATTTTCAGGAGTTAACTTACGAAGAAATTGCACAAACCCTTAACGAACCACTTAACAATGTAAAGGTAAAGCTATTAAGAGCAAAAAGATTACTTTCCGAAATTATATCAAAACAATAG
- a CDS encoding MFS transporter, with amino-acid sequence MNQLTTVQKLKHLFSLPVVVAALGYFVDIYDLLLFGIVRVPSLKDLGLNVDTSGTLILNYQMVGLLLGGILWGVFGDIKGRLSVLFGSILVYSLANIACGFLPHFPFEDKTIIYAILRFIAGIGLAGELGAGITLVSESLPKQLRAIGTSIVAGFGLLGAVVAQLTVELTGGWTVAYFVGGGLGLMLLFLRIGVAESGIYKEIKKDSHVKKGNFLSFFTNWKRFIKYSKCIAIGLPTWFCIGILAVMGNQFASSLGITSINPGKAIMWAYIGISAGDFASGFISHYLKSRKKAIFYMMLFTIAGVVLMLYGGTKTENMYYFYCAWLGLGTGYWAMFVTVGAEQFGTNIRSTAATTIPNMVRGTLPLMLIAFDYLKIYNGVIFSATVVGSLTFALGIYSTLTIEETHNKSLDFIE; translated from the coding sequence ATGAACCAACTTACTACTGTTCAAAAGCTTAAACACCTCTTTTCATTACCTGTAGTTGTAGCCGCTTTAGGATACTTTGTAGATATTTACGATTTATTATTATTTGGTATTGTTCGTGTACCCAGTCTTAAAGATCTCGGTTTAAATGTAGATACCTCAGGAACTCTTATTCTAAATTATCAGATGGTAGGTTTATTACTTGGGGGAATTTTATGGGGTGTTTTTGGGGATATAAAAGGAAGATTATCTGTTTTATTTGGTTCTATTTTGGTTTATTCACTGGCTAATATTGCCTGTGGCTTTTTGCCACATTTCCCCTTTGAAGATAAGACCATAATATATGCTATACTCCGGTTTATTGCCGGAATTGGTTTAGCAGGCGAACTGGGGGCAGGTATCACACTTGTTTCCGAATCATTGCCCAAACAATTACGGGCTATAGGCACCTCTATTGTAGCTGGCTTTGGCTTACTGGGAGCTGTAGTAGCCCAGCTTACCGTTGAATTAACAGGAGGTTGGACCGTGGCATATTTTGTAGGGGGCGGTTTAGGCTTGATGCTGCTCTTTTTACGCATAGGAGTGGCAGAATCAGGTATTTACAAAGAAATTAAAAAAGATTCACATGTAAAAAAAGGAAACTTCCTGTCATTTTTTACCAACTGGAAACGTTTTATAAAATATTCCAAATGTATAGCCATTGGACTGCCCACCTGGTTTTGTATTGGTATTTTAGCTGTTATGGGCAATCAGTTTGCTTCTTCCCTGGGAATAACATCCATAAATCCGGGTAAAGCAATTATGTGGGCATACATAGGTATATCAGCCGGAGATTTTGCCAGTGGTTTTATATCCCATTATCTCAAATCGAGAAAAAAAGCAATTTTTTACATGATGCTTTTTACCATTGCAGGAGTTGTATTAATGCTTTACGGAGGAACAAAAACCGAAAACATGTATTATTTTTATTGTGCCTGGCTGGGCTTAGGCACAGGATACTGGGCCATGTTTGTAACAGTAGGAGCAGAACAATTTGGCACCAACATAAGAAGTACGGCAGCAACTACCATTCCTAACATGGTAAGAGGTACTTTACCTCTAATGCTGATCGCTTTTGATTATTTGAAAATTTATAATGGCGTCATTTTTTCAGCTACAGTAGTAGGATCTTTAACTTTTGCACTTGGTATATACTCTACCCTAACCATTGAAGAAACCCATAACAAAAGTCTTGATTTTATTGAATAA
- the lipA gene encoding lipoyl synthase, which translates to MSIETAESVIPPKGKPKWLRVKLPTGKKYTELRGLVDKYKLNTICTSGSCPNMGECWGEGTATFMILGNICTRSCGFCGVKTGRPESVDWEEPEKVARSIKLMKIKHAVITSVDRDDLKDMGSIIWAETVMAIRRMSPSTTLETLIPDFQGVERNLDRIVEVSPEVVSHNMETVRRLTREVRIQAKYDRSLQVLKYLKDKGVRRTKSGIMLGLGESEDEVIQTMKDLKNVNVDIVTIGQYLQPTKKHLPVKQFITPDQFKKYENIGMELGFRHVESGALVRSSYKAHKHIE; encoded by the coding sequence ATGAGTATAGAAACTGCCGAAAGTGTAATACCACCAAAAGGAAAACCAAAATGGCTGAGAGTAAAACTCCCCACCGGTAAAAAGTATACTGAACTTCGCGGACTTGTTGACAAATACAAACTCAATACTATTTGTACCTCAGGGAGTTGCCCGAATATGGGTGAATGTTGGGGAGAAGGAACAGCCACTTTTATGATCCTGGGTAATATATGCACTCGTTCATGCGGTTTTTGTGGTGTTAAAACCGGCAGACCGGAAAGTGTAGATTGGGAAGAACCCGAAAAAGTAGCCCGTTCTATCAAACTTATGAAAATAAAACATGCCGTTATTACATCGGTAGACAGGGACGATTTAAAAGATATGGGCTCCATCATATGGGCCGAAACGGTTATGGCTATCCGCAGGATGAGTCCTTCTACTACATTGGAAACCCTTATTCCTGACTTCCAGGGGGTTGAAAGAAATCTGGATAGAATCGTAGAAGTATCTCCCGAAGTAGTATCCCACAATATGGAAACCGTAAGAAGGCTCACTCGGGAAGTGAGAATACAAGCTAAATACGACAGAAGCCTGCAGGTTTTAAAATACCTGAAAGATAAGGGAGTAAGAAGAACAAAATCCGGAATTATGCTTGGCCTGGGTGAATCTGAAGATGAAGTTATTCAAACCATGAAAGATTTAAAAAATGTAAATGTTGATATAGTAACCATTGGCCAATATCTTCAGCCAACAAAAAAACATTTACCTGTAAAACAATTCATTACGCCCGATCAGTTTAAAAAATATGAAAATATCGGCATGGAACTGGGCTTCAGACATGTAGAAAGCGGCGCTTTGGTAAGATCATCCTACAAGGCTCACAAACACATTGAATAG